The Cydia fagiglandana chromosome 4, ilCydFagi1.1, whole genome shotgun sequence genome has a window encoding:
- the LOC134664198 gene encoding dTTP/UTP pyrophosphatase, translating to MLQPVMHVLKQKNIILASGSPRRKELIENIGLKVGLCPSLFEENLDPKSFKNFSDFVEETALQKVLEVENRLIGQGKAPDIVIGADTMVTLDGEMFGKPTSVADAFQMLSRLSGRGHTVYTGVVVKAKNETVKFTEKTDVIFGKLNEDQINGYIATGEPMDKAGGYGIQGVGGTFVERVEGDYFTVVGLPLYRLCAVLYDMHKGL from the exons ATGTTGCAACCAGTTATGCATGTTTTGAAGCAGAAAAATATTATTCTAGCTTCTGGCTCGCCTAGGAGGAAAGAGTTGATAGAAAAtata GGGTTAAAAGTAGGATTGTGTCCATCTCTATTTGAAGAGAACCTTGATCCTAAAAGTTTTAAGAATTTCTCGGACTTTGTGGAAGAGACAGCGTTGCAGAAAGTTCTAGAAGTTGAGAATCGTCTGATTGGGCAGGGCAAGGCTCCAGACATAGTTATAGGAGCGGATACTATGGTGACTCTGGATGGAGAGATGTTTGGCAAGCCTACGTCTGTAGCAGACGCTTTTCAGATGTTGTCAAG ATTATCAGGGCGGGGACACACAGTATACACCGGAGTGGTGGTGAAGGCCAAGAACGAAACAGTCAAGTTCACCGAGAAGACTGATGTCATATTTGGCAAACTGAATGAAGACCAGATCAACGGGTACATTGCTACTGGTGAACCTAT GGACAAGGCAGGCGGCTACGGCATCCAGGGCGTGGGCGGCACATTCGTAGAGAGAGTTGAAGGAGATTACTTCACTGTAGTGGGCTTGCCTCTCTACAGGCTCTGTGCTGTGCTTTATGACATGCATAAGGGCTTATAG